Within bacterium, the genomic segment GGGAGGCCTCGCCACCGACGTCGCGCAGCACCGCACGCGGCTGGCCGCCCAGGGTCGGGATGCGGTAGGCGGTGGCGGGGAACTCCTCCCAGGTACCCTGCCGGGGCGAGCGGACGTAATGGAGGTACTCGCCGTCGGGGCCGAACGCGGGCCATAGCAATGCGTCTGACCCCGGTTCGGTCACCGCCCGGTCGCCGCCGGTCGCCAGCTGGCGCAGGCGCAGGACGGCGGCCCCGGCGCGATCCTCGACGTAGGCTAGGTACCGGCCGTCCGGGGCCAGCGCCGCGCCGACCACGAGGCCCGACGCAGTGAGGCGTTCGATCGCGGCAGGAGCCTCCCCGGCCGCCGGCCCGACCCCGGGCGGGGGCACCAGGCGACCGAGCCCGAACCCCGCCGCCGCCGCCACCAGCAGGCCGGCGACGAGCCTCCTCCTGCCGGGTCCTGCGCGTCGGTGCGGCGGCGCGGAAGCCGGCGCGGCCTTGAGTTCGGCCGCGAGGGCGACGAGCTGGTTGCGCAGGTCCTGGGCCGACTGCGTGCGCCGCTCGGGGTCCTTCTGGAGGGCGGCGCCGATGATCCGGCCCAGCTGGCGGGGCAGGTCCGGGCGTGCGTCGCCGATCGCCGGCGCGGCATCCTTGATGACAGCGGCCAGCAGGGAGAACGGCGAGTCGCCCGTGAATGGGCGACGTCCGGTGGTCATCTCGTGAAGGATCACGCCGAGGGACCACACGTCCGAGCGGGCGTCGGCCACACGGCCCTCGGCCTGCTCGGGCGCCATGTAGGCGGCCGTGCCGAGGAGGGTGCCCTCGGTGGTGACGTCCGGGGCCGCGGAGATGGTGCGCAGCTGGGATGAGCCGGGGCGGGCGTTTCCGTCCGGCGCGCTCTCCTTGGCCAGGCCGAAATCGAGTACCCGCACCCGCCCGTCACGGGCGATCATGACGTTGGCCGGCTTCAGGTCGCGGTGGACGATGCCCCGCCGGTGGGCGGCGGCTACGGCATCGGCTAGCTCGGTGGCCCAGGCCAGGATCTCGTCGACGGCCAGGCCGCAGTGCGGGATCCGTTCGGCCAGGGATTTCCCGTCGACCAGCTGCATGACCAGGAACCGCTGCCCGTCCGCCTCCGCGACGGCGTGGATGCCGACGATGTGCGGGTGGTCGAGGGCGGCCAGGAGTTGGGCTTCGCGCTCGAAGCGCGCGATGAAGGCCGGATCTTCGGCTAGGGCGGCGGGCAGGAGCTTGAGTGCGACGTCGCGCCCGAGCCGCGTGTCGCGTGCGCGCCACACCTCGCCCATGCCGCCGGCGCCGAGGCGGGCGATGATCTCGTAGGCTCCGACTCGGGATCCGGCTTTGATCACGGGGGGCCTCGCTCTGTCGGGGGAACGGAGTGGTCGGTCGGCTTCCGCGGCGGAAAAACGACCTGTTCACTCTAGTTCAATCCGGGAATCGCGACAAGGCCGGCGCGGGGAATGCGCAGGGGCCCGGCCGTGGCCGGGCCCCCGTTTCGCAGGTGTTGCAGGACTAGCGGTACAGGGACTTGATCTCGCCCCACGACGCGTCGTCCACGTCGACCGGCGTCTCGCAGCAGGTCACGTCGGCGTGCATGATGTTGTTGCCGAACCAGCCGTAGTTGGCCACGAGATCGCTCCAGCCGGAGCCGCCGTCGTAGTAGCTGACGCCCACGTCCGGCGTGTTGTCCTCGAGGGCCGACGGCCACCACACGAAGCCCTGCGGCAGGTGGAAGGCGATGAAGTAGGAGTCGCCCACGGTGCCGCAGGGGCACACGCCGTCGAGGTCGACGTAGATGTCGTACAGGCCGGCGTTCGCCGCGGTCAGCGACCACGTCGCCGAGCGGCAGAACTCCTGGCCGGGGCGCCACACGCCGGCGCCGGCGTCCCAGTCGGCCTCGTGCAGGGTCACGTACACGTCGAAGTTCGACGGCACGTCTTCCGGACCGAACTGCATCATCATGTAGACGCGGTCGAGCTGGAAGCCGGTGCCGCAGGCGCACCCTTCGACCTGGGGCTGGATCAGCGTGGCGTAGGCGTCGTTGCCCGTGATCCAGTTGCCGTACACGTAGGACGGCGCAGCGAGGTTGCCCACGGCGCAACCGGCGCCCGGAGCGGCGGGCTGCAGCTCCACCGGCACGGTGTCGGTGGCGGGCGACTGGGCCTGGGGCTGATCGGCGGCCGCGGCGAAACCGGCGCAGGCGACCAGCAGGAGCAGGCTGAGCAGGACGTTGACAATCTTCATGGATGTTCTCCCTCTTGAGATCTGGTGTGATTCCGAGGCTGCTCGGGAGAGGGATTCTATCACGTTCCGGATGCGCGTGATCCGGTTTTTTCGGCCTGGCCGCATATTTTCGACGCCGCGGGAAACGAGGCGAAAGCCGGGTTCGCCAAAACCAGCGCATGGCGCGCCAAAACGCTCGACAGGTAGCGGAATTCCCGGGCCGGGCCGGCGATCAGGACCCCACCAGCAGCCGCGTGCCGAGCCGTCGCGGCAATCCGGCCCGCTCGATCCGGTCCTGGGCCTTGCCGACGTCGTAGACCACGCGGCGGAACGTGACCTCGTTGCGGTCCGTGTTCCAGACGGCATAGGACGCGCGGGGGTCGCCGTCGCGCGGCTGGCCCACGCTGCCGGGATTCACCAGCCAGCCCCGGCCGGGCGCCAGCGCGTGGGTGTCCTCGTCGGCGTCGGCCGCGAAGTCCTCGCCGGCGATGACCGGCAGGTGGGTATGGCCGAAGAACGCCACGCGGGCGCGACCGGCCCGGCGCACGCCCCGGGCGGCGGCCATCAGCTCGTCCTCTTCCCAGAGGTATTCGTCGCGGTCGTCCGGCGATCCGTGCACCAGCAGGGCGCGGCGGCGGGTGACCCGCGACGCGGGCAGCTGGCGCAGGAAGGCGGCGTTGGCGGGGGTGAGCGTGTCGGCGGTCCAGTCGGCGGCCTTGCGGGCGTCGGCGTTGAATTCCTCGGACGACTCGAGGCCCACGGCCACCACGTCGTGGTTGCCCTGGATGCAGATGGCCCGGCGCTCGCGCAGCAGATCGACGCAGCGGTTCGGGCTGGCGCCGTAGCCCACCACGTCGCCGAGGCAGTAGATCTCCGTGCAGCCCCGGGCGTCGAGGTCGCGCACCACCGCCTCGAGCGCGGCGAAATTGCCGTGGATATCCGAGATGATCGCGATGTCGGCCATGCCGCCTCCTTGCGGGGTTCCGGGTCGTCCGG encodes:
- a CDS encoding protein kinase, giving the protein MIKAGSRVGAYEIIARLGAGGMGEVWRARDTRLGRDVALKLLPAALAEDPAFIARFEREAQLLAALDHPHIVGIHAVAEADGQRFLVMQLVDGKSLAERIPHCGLAVDEILAWATELADAVAAAHRRGIVHRDLKPANVMIARDGRVRVLDFGLAKESAPDGNARPGSSQLRTISAAPDVTTEGTLLGTAAYMAPEQAEGRVADARSDVWSLGVILHEMTTGRRPFTGDSPFSLLAAVIKDAAPAIGDARPDLPRQLGRIIGAALQKDPERRTQSAQDLRNQLVALAAELKAAPASAPPHRRAGPGRRRLVAGLLVAAAAGFGLGRLVPPPGVGPAAGEAPAAIERLTASGLVVGAALAPDGRYLAYVEDRAGAAVLRLRQLATGGDRAVTEPGSDALLWPAFGPDGEYLHYVRSPRQGTWEEFPATAYRIPTLGGQPRAVLRDVGGEASLSPDGTRYAAVRIVDGRRLTVVESLADGDTILLDAPGERATWEPFAWSPDGRYLASTTFGGQEDMTRIRIVEVGTGQARVLPGDWGAIDSVAWPRGADHLLASAANEESSWFFHLWRIPLDGSTPGDLTPGIGNFLGVSADSTGRRLAAIASDWFTDIWRAPPGRPDAARRVTDGFIHGMSGIDLLPDGRLVQGRRDFRLSIIDPATGAESVFDESNTRRYPAVHPDGTLIAFESWRNGGNGIWVQGLDGSPARRIVGPLESVTIPVFAGGGAWIVYRQFTDGVSTLVKSPLAGGAAETLVAEDAGTPAVAPDGQRIAFIPRQREATARIHVIALADGRELARLPLTGGLSDAILQPENLRWTPDGRSLTVPAGIVGITNLWRIPAEGGAPEQLTHFTEGSVRSHVWGPDGELFLVRGDRREDAVLVRLDH
- a CDS encoding metallophosphoesterase family protein, whose protein sequence is MADIAIISDIHGNFAALEAVVRDLDARGCTEIYCLGDVVGYGASPNRCVDLLRERRAICIQGNHDVVAVGLESSEEFNADARKAADWTADTLTPANAAFLRQLPASRVTRRRALLVHGSPDDRDEYLWEEDELMAAARGVRRAGRARVAFFGHTHLPVIAGEDFAADADEDTHALAPGRGWLVNPGSVGQPRDGDPRASYAVWNTDRNEVTFRRVVYDVGKAQDRIERAGLPRRLGTRLLVGS